Below is a genomic region from Ahaetulla prasina isolate Xishuangbanna chromosome 16, ASM2864084v1, whole genome shotgun sequence.
tatttttccttcccatatacatTATAGTTAATCCTCTAACATATGCTATAGCtgtgtcccatacattttgtaatgaagtctcttcttttctattctctttaaagaaaaagtccAATTCTCTTTCCATAAATTGgataaattccttttcttttaatattgattgattcaatgtctttatttattgctttatttccttttttgtcCCTTCCATATAACTTTTATCGGATTGTGATCTGCCCAGTtgcttatttctatatttatttcttgcaCATTAGATTTTAGCTCTGCTGACATCCATATCGtatctattcttgaccaagactgtttgaataaaatgaatattgattTTCCCTAGGATGCATCTCTCGCCATACATCTTGAACGCCTAGTTCTTCTGCCAATTTGAAGAAAGCTTTTGGAAGTgttttttctagcttttttatttacttttctagTTTTAtagttcatttcccccccccttccttttgctCCTTCTTTGCTCGCCCGTTTATCCTCTTGAGTTTTTGCCAGGGAGACTTTTTGGCTGCTGTGAGGAATCTGGACCTTCAGCCGGGAGGACAGCAGCCTGGTCTCTCCTCCAGGGGCTTTTTTGGTTCTGTCCCCTCTGCCCCCAAAGATCCCGGCCCCCTCTCTTCAAAGTTATTGAATGAGTCCCATCAGTCTCCTGGTGGGGAGGTTGCGCTGGGGGCCTGGCTTGCTCTCCTGGCATGGGAGCTCTGTAATTCCGGAAGGAAgtttcatttccctccctcgtccTGTCCCCAAGGCAGGCAGCCAAAGGGCAGGAAGCGGTTTCTGAGCATCTAGAGAGAGAGAAGCTTGGTCAATTCCAGAGGACGTCAACCCTTCCGGCCTTTGGAGGAAGATGACCAGGCCTCTTGGTCCGCCagggtgccccccccccaagcgGCTCAGGATTCCCAGAGGGTCCCTCTCCTCCCACAAGGCTAAAGGTGGCATCCCGTCCCCTCACATAATAAAATGACCCAAGGTTTGGGGCAGCGCTCCTGCAAGGTGGGATCCCACAGGGGGAAGAGGCCTGAGTTTTCCTTGTGGCAGGACCTAGCTGGCCCCAGGTTCCCAGTAAGTTCCCAGCCTTGGGCCTGCCAGAAGCACCAGCTTTCCTTGGGCATGAAAGGAGGCCTCGAAGGCTGGGGACAGGtgggtggttgaccttggggggggggagtgcatttgGAGGAAGGGATAAAGGCAGCCCAACATCAAAGGCTGGCAGAAATTCTGCATTTATCATTTGTGGAGTTTCTGATCAGGATGGAGGGCCTTGCAAGGTCCCTCTTTGCCCAGGATAAATCAGTTGGCAGGAGGAGGCACACTTCAGAGGGCTGCCCAAGGATTCAACCGCAAAAGCCTGAAATCGGCGTCCCTGCCAGGGCTGGTTCTCCCTTTCCACCGCTTGCCTTTGGACAGgggcccttcccctcccccgctCGGTCTCCGCCGCTGGAGCGGCTttttcgccgccgcctcctctgcacGGGGCTCGCTCTCTGCGGGCAGAAGCGAAACTGCATTTCTTCGCCGAGATCTTAGCAGAGATGCCGCCGTTTCTCTGCAGCCGGCTGTAATCGGCAGCGCGATCTCCCCTCCCAGAGACCCGCGTGCGCGCGCCGGCACCGCACCGTACCGCCCCGGCCCTCCGGCCCCGCCTTCCCCGCGGCTGGGAAGAAAGGCCCAAGACTTTCCCACGCTCCCGGGTTCACGGTAATGAGGCCACGCCGGGTCCGCCCTCGCCGGCAGGCCCCGCCCCGCCTCGAAGGGGGGGCCGGCCTCGCTTCTCCTGctctggccccagccctgggagaggagaggcttcccccccccccgtgccacGAAGCGGCAAGTCGTCTCTGCGCGCCCAGGTACGTGTGAGGAGGGCGCCCCGCGGGGCTGGCCACGTTCCCACCCGCTGAAAACGAAGAAGGAGCCGCGTTTCCCATCGGCTCGCTCCCAGCGTACAGCCCAAATCGGCCCGCCCAGGGGGCTGCATCCAGGCGGCTGGGGCTGTTGTGTGAACACAACCTGAGTGTTCAGGGCCTCCGTTTTTCTCTCCCCCCTGCGACAGAGGGGCCGGAATCATTGGGGGGCTTTGCTTTCCCGAAGCTTAGGACTGGGGTGGGTAGGTGGCGGTGCTGCACTCCTGCCATGCAGGATTTATATCCATGCCAAGTATAACGTGGCTCCGGCCCTTCCCTCCCGTCTCCCCCACCACACAACCCATGCCTCTCTTGAGAAAGTCACCCCCAACGCTTCCTTGACTGCACGGCGGCGGGTCCTTCAcccctcaggcaggaaaccagagAGAAAAGCGGCTCTTGCTTTAGAGGCAGGGGTGATGCTGCCCTGCAAGCTTTCAGGCCACACAGGACTCTTGGCTTTGCGCTGGACGTCTCCCAGAGTCCAGGCTTTTTTCATCTTGTTCTAAGCGCTCCTTGGGATGGGAAACAGTCCCCCCTCCCCTCGGCTGGCCAGTGCCTGGTTTTTTTCTCACGCCCCAGTTGCccccgtctctctctcccccccccctttccactttcagttttcttcctctttttccccctgaaattgATTGAGTCAGCAGTTCCTTTGTGGGCTTGGCTGCGGCTTCTGTCTTTTGTTTGCCCAGCAATCTTTTCAATAGATCTGCTTCCTGATAAGGGCCCCCTGCCTCCTGCCCCGTGTAAACTGAGTCCTCCCTTTGGGGAGCAGGCCCTATGGCGGCATTTACAGAAAACAGGCCTTTTTCTGAAGCAGGCAGGGGACCCACAGACAACTGGGAACCAATGGCACTCCTGCACCCCACCTCTCCCCCTCTAGCCTCTCCCAGGGGCTCCACCAGGGAGCCAGGAGCAGGAGGGCAGGTAGAGGCCCTGGGCCTGACCTTTTGCGCCTATCAAAAAGCCTTTTTTCGCTATTTCTCCGCAAAAATTGCCAAAGGAAAAAATTGCTCTGGAAACCACAAGAGAAGTGTGGTCACCAAACCCCCACATTTTGTCTCATAAAGCAATAACTTGGGAAGTCTGCATAGGGAAGGCAGACGGCATGGGAGGAGGAACCTTCTCCAAGATCTTTCCATTAGGTTTGCTGGCATCTCTTGCACTTGCTGAACCAAGGAGGTAGCCGCCAAGGTTGTGCTGCCACCCCTGCCCAAGCCCCCAAGTTTGTtccttaaaatttaagccagaccCTTGATGTTACTGGACCTGCTTAGTCTTCCAGGATGCTCTGGATCCTTCTGCTGGGATCTGAGGACAGCAActgcaggcaggcaggagacaaACCTGACAGTTACAGAGAAAACAGGTGAGTTACTGGGTCTTTCAAACAAGCTGGTTTATTAGTTGTTTCTTGAGCCATGGAATTGTGCTGTAGTTTATCTGAAAGCTACAGATGGTCAAGGGGCAGCTGCTTCAGCCTTTTAGCTCACAAGATTTCTTTTCACCAAACACTGCATTTTGAAAGTTAACAGAAGCAGCAGAAATCCAGCCAGGCAAGCATTTCTGAGCAGAAAGGAAGAGATAGTAGCCACCTCTGTTGAATTTCTGCCTCACAAGCTTGTTTTAAAAGCCAGGAGCTTTTGAAGGGATGGGAAAGGGGTGCCATGTCAGCAAGCACCTGTTGGCTTCCCTTACTCAGGAGTCGGGGCTTGGGTCTTTTcctgaggagggggggggagaattggGAAATCGGGGTTGGGGAGCTCTTGAAGAAAGGCACCCGCTCCCTTCTGCGGCTTCTGAGCCAAAAGCCCAGCGCCTCTTTCTGTCTCCTCACGGCTGCATTTGACCATTCCTTCGCTGCCCTTCGGAAGACCAAGCGGGGAGCAGCAACCGCCCCCTTTTTCTCTCGACCCGGGCTGGAAGAGGAGCCGTCACGGGCAAAGGCGGCCAGAGCAGCCCCTCACTGCACTCCCGGCTGCCGCAATGCAAGCGATAGCTGCGCTCGGCCGACCCCGGGaagcccccctcccaccccaacaCACACGCACCGGGCCGTGCGCAGGGAAGGCGGAGCTCTGCCGGCCCTCCCTCACCACACGGCGACCAATCCGCTTCCGAGAGGGTGGGGAGGGCCGGGCCTCTGCCATTGTTATGCAAATATCACGGGGCCGCCTAAAAAGCGCCCCCCCGACAGTCGCCCGCTCAGTCTCCGGCCGACCCGCGGCGCCTGCCGCCCGTAGCACtgagcccgcccgcccgcccgtccGCCAGCGAGCGATCGATCCCTCGAGCCAGGCGGCAGTCCCGGACGCGGTGCGGACCGAGGAGCCCCGGCGttacgcggcggcggcggcggcgaagcAGGCCGGCCGGCCTCTCCGGGGCCCGCGCTCCTTGCCCATGCGGGGCCGGGCGCGGCGCCTGCCCCGTCGCCAGCCGGGCGCGCAGCCATGAGCCAGGCGGAGTTGTCGGCCCCCCGCGCGGCGCCCAGCCAGCGCGTCTTCCAGGAGGCGGTGCGCAAGGGCAACACGGCTGAGCTCCACTCGCTGCTGCAGAACATGAGCAGCTGCGAGTTCAACGTGAACTCTTTCGGGCCCGAGGGCCAGACGGCGCTGCACCAGTCGGTGATCGACGGCAACCTGGAGCTGGTGAAGCTGCTGGTCAAGTTCGGCGCGGACATCCGGCTGGCCAACCGCGACGGCTGGAGCGCCCTGCACATCGCCGCCTTCGGGGGCCACCAGGACATCGTCCTCTACCTGATCACCAAGGCCAAGTACTCGGCCGCCGGCGGGGGAGGCGGCGCGGGGGGCGGCAGCCGCGGTTGAGCGCGCTCCTGTAGCTCCGTCCGGCGGCGCCCCGAAAGCCCTCCGGTCCGGCCTCCGTCCAGCGAGCCCGCCTGGAGGACTGAGCCCTGCGCCGCTTCCCGAGAGATGCGCGCCGTTGGCCGGCCAGCGCCGCCACTCGGGCAGAGGAGACTCGAGCGCCGGCCCTGCCCGCCCTTCGGGAGCCGCCGCGCTTCGTCCCGCCGCCGCTCTGCCTCTCATCTACCTCGGTTCTTCCACAGTGTTGGCTCTCCCGCTCgctcgctccttccttccttggggcCGATCAGCTGCTGCCCACCGAGCCCCGGACCTGCTTCCCTGCCGCCCAGCAGCTGCCACGGCCGCTCCCCTCCCAGCCAAGCCGTGGGGCGCTTTCCGCGGCAGAGGACCGACCTCCGGCTCTTGCTCCGGAGCAAGACGTTCGCCGCTTTTGTCTGGTGTCCAGACCGAAATCGCCCCTTCCcgccgcagccccccccccccccgcctcccgctCGCTCTTGCCCTTCTGGCCGTCTTTTGATCAGCTCCACCGGAGGGCAGGagagcttttcttcttcttctttttccctcccctctttcaaAAAGGGTGAATTTCGCCCGGCCTCTTTCAACGGAGAAGGGGGGCGCCTTAGGAAGCGTCTCCGGGAAGATCGAGGGCGCCCCCTGCTGCTGATGGAGGGAAAGCAAACTACTGAAAACCGAACCTTTCGAAGGAGGCGATTTCCATGCGGGGGTCGCTTCCGAAAGGAGAAGGGGCGCCGTGCTCCGAAACTGACTGCCCGTGTGCCTTCGATGCTGCTCTTGAGTCTCTGCCTGGTGTGATGCGCCCAGGCAGCCCCCATGAATGTCGAGGAAGTCACCCGCCTCTTCTGCCCCCTTTTCGTGTgcactagagagagagagagagagagagagagagataaatatccCTTTCACTGCCATATCACCTGcgcctcttctcccccccccaccctcaaatAGCCATTAAACCTTTTAAAATAGAGTTTTTCACTGTGTTTGGGCTGCGCGTTTAAGTATTTATCTTGTACGTCTGCAAGGATGTGTGTGAACATGAATAATTTGTGACGAGCGTTTTTGTTTGAAGGGATGTTTATTTTGGTAGTTCAGAAAAAtgcagtttttttgggggggttgctATTACGTATATTTCTTCCCTaattaccccaccccaccccattgcaCTGAGTTATTTCCTATCTCCCGGTTTCTCCATGCatgccctccccaaaaaagggagcctgttttctccagccccctcctcacttactctTCCTGGTTGGTTTGTAAGAATGACCGTTGGGGCTTCACTAGCCCTGGTGAGAATTGCTGTGGGTGGGTTGCGGGGCCCCTCCTGACAGCAGCTTTTAGTTTGTTCTTGCTGGGGGAGAACCAGTTCCTTTTTTTCAACTTTGAGGGGGGCTGTTTTTATAGTTGCACATGATTTCTTTTTGTCTTAAAAACAGATTTGCCACAATAAAATGTCATAACATTTATGGCATAattattaaataagaaaaaagtagCTTGTGTTCAGAAATCCAAGATCAGATTTCAGTTTTAGGAAAAGATCTTGGTCAAAAGCCCGTTTTTCTAAAGAAGACTCATGTAAAGATGTTAacacatatttatatttttatatatgaaaAGTATACCTTTGGAGACTGTGAAaccttttgtttttttggggtgtgtgtgaaataAAATATCCATGAGGCTTGTTCTGTTGCGTGGTTTCTGCCATCCccactttctttttcttacaaAGAACAGAACCCGCCCCCCCTGGGAACTGAGTTGGGAATATCTGCCTTTGAGGTTCTTTCTCTTAGCTAGCCAGTGAGCTTCCTTCCCACAGGGATCTGCTAAGCATCCTTGCTCTATAAAGTAAGACCTGCCCAGTTGGGTGGCAATTGCACTCTTGGGCTGACACAAGAGGAGGGAGTAAATGTGATACTTTCTATGCAACCCTGTAAAGTTATTGAATGTAGCCAGGTGTTATGTCCTGTCCTCCCCCAAACCTCCCACACTCCCCACACTGAGACATAAAAGGGAAGATGTTATTTGGCTACTTGTGCTGCTGGATCTTTTGTGCCAAAATGGGAAATGTCTCTTTGCCTTTCTttaaaagtgggggtgggggtggggtgtgtgtgtgtttgagatgCACCAATTTTGTGCTGAACCATCTACAAgtctaaatatttttcttgggAAAATGTATTAACATTAGTGAAAAAAACAGAATGGAAGAAGCTGACCCGCAGATCACTTCAGTGAGCAGTCTTGTGCTAGAAAATGGTCTTGTTTCCTCACCCCTCCTTTCTAGGTGGCAAATACCTTTCTTAATTATGTTAATTAATTTGTGGAGAATTTTAGGCTTATGTTGAAGCTTTATGTGGGTCACTGTATGATCACTTTTTAACTGGATGAAAGAACTGCCAAGGCTgtacggggtgggtgggtgtgtctttCTGTGTATATCATAGCATTGTGTAGTCCCAGGGTgagaaatttataaataatttttccactgatctttttatataaaaaaatggtCCTATGTTTGTGTGTGCTTCGTTTTTCTTTTCCGACCAGAGGCTGAGATCTCAAGGAAGCTGTGGATGGGCAGGGAGCGAGAAGGGGGCAAGGCCCACCGACAagggggtgtgtgtgagagagagagagagagcttggtACCCTTGTCTTGGACTACAGCTCCCAACATTCCCACCAAGAGGGAGAGTCGGACGACCTGGAAGGCTGGGCTGCCAAGGAATGGGATCAAACTGCAGCAACTTTAGCAGGCCTGGGACTGATGGAAGGGAATTCTGAAGGAGAGCCTCCATTGCCAGCAGCAGTTCAGCTTCAGAGTAGAATAAAGGATAGCATCCATATGGCTTTGGGCTATAGCTCCTCACCTCTTTTGACAGAAGAAATCGGCCCCTTTTGTTTCTCTCCCTCGCTTGTGTTCAGTGGGCACAAAGGCCCTGGAGGAGAAGGGCCCAGGTCGTCCCCGGCAATATTTGGAGGGCTTCAGGGTCCCCAACCAGCATCTACGGGAGGGCACCAGGTTGTGCAGGGCTCTTGAGGCTGGCATCCTTATATGGGACAGCATTTCTCCCCTCAAGTTGTGGAAGGAAGCTGGCTTCACATGATGGGGTGGACTTTGATTCGTGGGACTGATTGGCCCAGGCTAGATTCGCACAAGGACCTAAGCCCACCAAAACCTTTGGGCTGGATTCACGCAGGCTGACAAGCTCTGGGGCTGAAACAAGGCGGTGAATGGGGTTGGCTGCCTCGGCCTTTTGCCAAAGGTTGAACCCCAGGCAGTCTGGTaactggggggggaggagggcttGCTAAACAACTGGTAATTCGTGGTCCCAACTAGAAGGCAGaggtttctctctcccctcccccaccacggGGGCTTTCAAGATGCCCTGCCCTTGGGGTGAGATGGAGCAGAGCCACAGTCCACCGTGGAGGTCTGATTGGGCCCCATACCTTGGCTTGCTGGGAAACAGATGCCCGTTGGCAGTACTCTGGCTCCTAGGGTGGCCTGATGGGGATGGGGTGCCTGCTCCTCTCAAT
It encodes:
- the NRARP gene encoding notch-regulated ankyrin repeat-containing protein, which encodes MSQAELSAPRAAPSQRVFQEAVRKGNTAELHSLLQNMSSCEFNVNSFGPEGQTALHQSVIDGNLELVKLLVKFGADIRLANRDGWSALHIAAFGGHQDIVLYLITKAKYSAAGGGGGAGGGSRG